One region of Syntrophales bacterium genomic DNA includes:
- the thrS gene encoding threonine--tRNA ligase produces MKEITITLSDGASKTFESGISIQQAIASWNGTLPESVVAARVNGRLVDLASALVEDSSVELIPAASKEGVDILRHSISHIMAQAVQDLFPDVKVTIGPSIEDGFYYDFDYSGTFTPEDLEKIEQRMEEIVRENKPFMCTIMSRDEAVAFFEKRGEPYKVELIRDLPEDVTEVSIYTQGTFVDLCRGPHIPSTGLVKAFKLLSVAGAYWRGDERNAQLQRIYGTGFPSREELDRYIAIVEEAKKRDHRRLGRELDLFQVSDEAGPGLVIFHPKGALLRMIIEDWERKEHLRRGYGIVQGPQILKGDLWKKSGHFDHYRENMYYTDVDNQLYGIKPMNCLSHMLIYKSKIRSYRDLPLRYFELGTVHRHEKTGVLHGLLRARQFTQDDAHILCTPEQLNDEIKAIVGFVDDAMKIFKFEYEVELSTRPEKSIGSDEEWEMATMALKKALDDTGLEHEINEGDGAFYGPKIDFKLKDALGRRWQCATIQCDFTLPDRFDLSYVGPDGEKHRPVMLHRVILGAIERFMGVLIEHYAGAFPLWLSPVQALIVTVTDRHIPYGEQVLRELIDAGVRAEGDFRNEKLGFKIREGQLQKIPYMLVIGDREVDSRTIAPRQRDGSTLDPVSVETFISLVHAATEEYR; encoded by the coding sequence ATGAAAGAAATAACCATTACCCTGTCCGACGGGGCATCGAAGACCTTCGAGTCGGGCATTTCGATTCAGCAGGCCATCGCGTCCTGGAACGGGACTCTCCCGGAGTCCGTCGTGGCGGCCCGGGTCAACGGAAGGCTCGTGGACCTCGCCTCCGCGCTGGTCGAGGACTCCTCCGTGGAGCTGATTCCCGCCGCGTCGAAGGAAGGCGTCGATATCCTGCGGCACAGCATCTCTCATATCATGGCCCAGGCCGTGCAGGATCTCTTCCCGGACGTGAAAGTCACCATCGGCCCCTCCATCGAGGACGGCTTTTACTACGACTTTGACTATTCCGGGACCTTTACTCCCGAAGACCTGGAAAAGATCGAACAGCGCATGGAGGAGATTGTCCGCGAAAACAAGCCCTTCATGTGCACCATCATGTCCCGGGACGAGGCCGTCGCCTTCTTCGAGAAGCGGGGTGAGCCTTACAAGGTTGAATTGATCCGCGATCTTCCCGAGGACGTGACCGAGGTTTCGATCTACACCCAGGGAACCTTCGTCGATCTGTGCCGTGGTCCCCACATCCCTTCCACGGGACTGGTGAAGGCCTTCAAGCTCCTGAGTGTGGCCGGTGCCTACTGGAGAGGCGACGAAAGAAACGCCCAGCTCCAGCGCATTTACGGCACGGGCTTTCCCTCCCGGGAAGAACTCGACCGCTACATCGCGATCGTCGAGGAGGCGAAGAAGCGGGATCACCGCAGACTGGGGCGCGAGCTGGACCTTTTCCAGGTCAGCGACGAAGCCGGTCCCGGGCTGGTCATTTTTCATCCCAAGGGCGCGCTCCTGCGGATGATCATCGAGGACTGGGAAAGGAAAGAGCACCTCCGGCGCGGCTACGGCATCGTCCAGGGCCCGCAGATACTCAAGGGGGATCTCTGGAAGAAGTCGGGCCACTTCGACCATTACCGGGAGAACATGTACTACACCGACGTGGACAACCAGCTCTACGGGATCAAACCCATGAACTGCCTGTCCCACATGCTGATCTACAAATCGAAAATACGCAGCTACCGGGATCTTCCCCTGCGGTACTTCGAGCTGGGGACCGTTCATCGCCACGAAAAGACCGGCGTGCTTCACGGGCTCCTGAGAGCCCGCCAGTTCACCCAGGATGACGCCCACATACTGTGCACGCCCGAGCAGCTCAACGACGAGATCAAGGCCATCGTCGGGTTCGTCGACGATGCCATGAAGATATTCAAATTCGAGTACGAGGTGGAACTGTCCACCCGCCCGGAAAAATCCATCGGCTCCGACGAGGAATGGGAGATGGCCACGATGGCCCTCAAGAAAGCCCTGGACGACACGGGCCTCGAGCACGAGATAAACGAAGGCGACGGCGCTTTCTACGGGCCCAAGATCGACTTCAAGCTCAAGGACGCCCTGGGAAGAAGGTGGCAGTGCGCCACCATCCAGTGCGATTTTACCTTGCCCGACAGGTTTGACTTGAGTTATGTTGGCCCCGACGGCGAAAAACATCGCCCCGTCATGCTCCACCGGGTTATACTCGGTGCCATCGAGCGGTTCATGGGCGTTCTGATCGAGCATTACGCCGGCGCCTTTCCCCTGTGGCTGTCTCCGGTACAGGCGCTGATCGTCACCGTGACGGATCGGCACATACCCTATGGCGAGCAGGTCCTCAGGGAACTGATCGATGCCGGTGTCAGGGCCGAAGGCGACTTCAGGAACGAGAAACTGGGCTTCAAGATCAGGGAAGGCCAGCTTCAGAAAATACCCTACATGCTGGTAATAGGCGACCGGGAAGTGGACTCGCGGACCATC
- a CDS encoding sigma 54-interacting transcriptional regulator, which yields MTKRKKQATMMPASTDTILESISDGVFTVDMDWRVTSFNRAAEEITGVPREEAIGRLCSEVFRSSMCGADCALEKTLKTGKPVIGKSGYIIDAEGNRISISVSTAVLRDSRGAVVGGAETFRDLSEIEALRQELEGKYHVADLSSRSPLMQKMFDVLPAIAASPSTVLILGDTGTGKELVARTIHSLSPRNKAPFVAVNCGALPETLLESELFGYKAGAFTGATRDKPGRFALAGGGTLFLDEIGEISPALQVRLLRVLQERTFEPLGSTRSEKADVRVIVATNRDLAERMRQGLFREDLYYRVNVVRLELPPLRRRKEDIPLLLDQFIARFNRLQGKFVTGVTPEALSLFMAHDWPGNIRELENVVERAFILIDDGLIGIEQLPGELTKLSSPADADRTVRSARDILDVRMIRAALEKNDYNRLATARELGIHKTTLFRRMKRLGMELPERNGRSSKKKGTE from the coding sequence GTGACGAAACGAAAGAAACAAGCGACAATGATGCCCGCATCGACGGACACGATCCTGGAGAGCATTTCCGACGGTGTTTTCACCGTGGACATGGACTGGCGCGTGACGTCTTTCAACCGCGCGGCCGAGGAGATAACCGGGGTGCCGCGCGAGGAGGCGATCGGCCGCCTCTGTTCCGAAGTCTTCCGGTCCAGCATGTGCGGAGCGGACTGCGCGCTTGAGAAAACGCTGAAAACGGGCAAACCGGTAATCGGCAAATCGGGGTACATCATCGATGCCGAAGGAAACCGCATTTCCATAAGCGTTTCCACGGCGGTGCTGCGGGATAGCCGAGGTGCCGTGGTCGGCGGGGCGGAGACCTTCCGGGACCTGTCGGAAATCGAGGCCCTGCGGCAGGAACTGGAGGGGAAATACCACGTGGCTGATCTGTCGAGCCGGAGTCCCCTGATGCAGAAAATGTTCGATGTTCTGCCTGCCATCGCCGCGAGTCCCAGTACGGTTCTTATCCTGGGAGACACGGGAACGGGAAAGGAACTGGTAGCCAGAACCATTCATTCCCTGAGTCCCCGGAACAAGGCCCCCTTCGTGGCGGTCAACTGCGGGGCGCTGCCCGAAACACTTCTCGAGTCCGAGCTTTTCGGCTACAAGGCAGGCGCCTTCACGGGCGCTACCAGAGACAAGCCCGGCCGTTTCGCCCTGGCCGGAGGAGGCACACTGTTTCTCGATGAAATAGGGGAGATAAGCCCCGCTCTCCAGGTCCGGCTTCTCCGGGTCCTGCAGGAACGCACCTTCGAGCCCCTCGGATCGACCCGCTCTGAAAAGGCGGATGTCCGCGTGATTGTGGCGACCAACAGAGACCTGGCGGAACGGATGCGCCAGGGTCTTTTCCGGGAGGACCTCTATTATCGGGTGAACGTGGTCCGACTGGAGCTGCCTCCTCTCCGGCGACGGAAGGAAGATATTCCGTTGCTTCTGGACCAGTTTATCGCGCGGTTCAACCGGCTCCAGGGGAAGTTCGTGACGGGAGTGACGCCGGAAGCCCTGTCGCTGTTCATGGCCCATGATTGGCCCGGGAACATACGGGAGCTGGAAAACGTCGTCGAACGCGCCTTTATTCTCATTGACGACGGGCTCATCGGGATCGAGCAGTTGCCCGGTGAACTGACGAAGCTCAGTTCCCCGGCGGATGCGGACCGGACCGTCCGGTCCGCCCGCGATATTCTCGACGTCCGGATGATCAGGGCCGCCCTGGAAAAGAACGACTACAACCGGCTCGCGACGGCCCGGGAACTGGGCATCCACAAAACGACACTCTTCCGCAGAATGAAACGGCTCGGCATGGAACTCCCCGAAAGAAACGGGCGCAGTTCAAAGAAAAAAGGGACTGAATAA
- a CDS encoding 3-keto-5-aminohexanoate cleavage protein, with protein sequence MVTAALTGSIHTPGMTPYLPVTPQEIADEAVRAYEAGAAVAHVHVRNPETGQPVSDVELYRQVVTNVKSRCDIILCLTTGGGLGMTSEQRLLPVSTFKPELGSFNAGSVNFALFPALERYTDLKFDWEKPYLAFTEDFIFPNTFKTMREFAAIFNENDTKPEFEIYDSGMINNVAFMISRGLVKTPVYIQFVMGVLGGITPSPRNLMFLVDYARERIGEFEYSVCVAGREQFNLCTQALLLDGNVRVGLEDNLYLEKGVMAKSSGEQVAKIVRIARELGIEPATTAEARQILGLKGIDKVNY encoded by the coding sequence GTGGTAACAGCGGCACTTACCGGAAGCATTCATACGCCGGGCATGACGCCTTATCTGCCCGTAACGCCCCAGGAGATAGCCGACGAGGCGGTGCGCGCCTACGAGGCCGGGGCAGCGGTTGCCCATGTTCATGTCCGTAATCCCGAAACGGGGCAGCCCGTATCGGATGTCGAACTCTACCGGCAGGTCGTCACAAACGTGAAGTCCCGCTGTGACATTATCCTGTGCCTCACCACGGGGGGAGGCCTCGGCATGACGTCGGAGCAACGGCTCCTGCCCGTTTCGACATTCAAACCCGAGCTGGGTTCCTTCAATGCGGGATCGGTGAACTTCGCGCTCTTCCCCGCTCTTGAAAGGTACACGGACCTCAAGTTCGACTGGGAGAAGCCCTATCTCGCCTTTACGGAGGACTTCATCTTCCCCAACACCTTCAAGACCATGAGGGAGTTCGCCGCGATCTTCAACGAAAACGACACGAAACCGGAGTTTGAAATCTATGACTCGGGCATGATCAACAACGTGGCCTTTATGATCAGCCGCGGGTTGGTGAAGACGCCGGTGTATATCCAGTTCGTCATGGGGGTGCTTGGAGGCATCACGCCGTCTCCGAGGAACCTGATGTTCCTGGTCGACTATGCCCGTGAACGGATCGGTGAGTTTGAATACTCCGTGTGCGTCGCCGGTCGGGAACAGTTCAACCTGTGTACCCAGGCGCTCCTCCTGGACGGAAATGTCCGGGTCGGGCTGGAGGATAACCTCTACCTGGAAAAGGGCGTCATGGCAAAGAGCAGTGGAGAGCAGGTGGCAAAGATCGTCCGCATTGCCCGGGAGCTTGGCATCGAACCGGCTACAACCGCCGAGGCCAGGCAGATTCTGGGCTTGAAGGGGATCGACAAAGTCAATTACTGA